Sequence from the Segatella copri genome:
GGTGACGGCATCCAGTAAACCGCTCGTTGTGGTCAGAGACAAGGATGACGCCGGTAAGAAAGTGGATGTCTCTTGGCTTACCTTGACAGAGGGTAGTGCAGAGGGAAATGTATATAACTATTCTTTCGCAGTGACAACAAACAAGAGCGAAAGTCCACGCAGCCTTCTCATCAAGGTGACACAGGGTACCAATATGAAGGAGATTTCTATCACTCAGGCTGGTGAACCTCTTGTTGTTCCTGAAGGAGAAATGGCTCACAATGCCAAGGAACTGGCAAGCATGATGTATGCCGGTATTAATCTGGGTAACCTGATGGAGGCACCTGGAGGTGAGGGCTCTTGGAGAAATGGTAAGGTTTCTGAGGAGTATATCAAGAGTTTGAAGAATGCTGGTTTCAATACCGTCCGTATTCCTTGCGCTTGGGCTGCCCACTTTACTCATCGTTCTACAGATCCAGCATACACCATTGATACCAATTGGCTTCATCGTGTAAAGAAAGTCATCAGCTGGTGTGTTCAGAATGATATGTATGTTATCCTCAATTGTCATTATGATAAGGATGGAGATACCGAAAAAGATGGCGGTTGGCTTGAAGACCATATCTTTGATGATTTGTTGGAGCCATCTATCATTGCAAGACAGAAGGCTATCTGGACTCAAGTGGCTTCTTACATGAAGGACTTTGATGAGCACCTCCTCTTTGCAGCCTGCAATGAGCCAGGTATGAACGAAACTTCTGGTAAGTCTGATATGTGGAAAGATAAATATGCTGTGGAGCGTGTGGTTAGATATGAGCAGACCATGATTGATGCTGTTCGTGCTACTGGTGGTAATAATGCTTCTCGTACCATCATTGTTCAGGGACTCGGTGCTGATATCTCAAATACCTGCAACTATATGGACAACCCTGATGAGACTGAGGTGGCAACATTCCCTACAGACAAGGTGCCAGACCGTCTGATGGTAGAGGTTCACTTCTATGAGCCATATCTGTTCTGCTTGCTGGATAAGGATGGAAATGATGCATGGTCTAAGTGCTACTATTACTGGGGCAAGGATAATAAACTTGCTGGCAGCAACCGTAATACTCCTGACAATTATGCCGAGGCATGGGTTGACGCTCAGATGGCTAAGATCAAGGCTAAGTTCGTAGACAAGGGTATCCCTGTTATCATCGGTGAGTATGCTGCTATCTTCCGTACTTTAGGAGAAGGAGAGGATCAGGAATTGCACGATAAGTCTGTGGCTTACTTCGATGAATATGTTACCAAGGTAGCCAAGGACAATGGTTGTGTTCCATTCTACTGGGAGACTGGTGACGTGATTGATTGCACCAATGGCGTAGTGAAGAAACAGTATATCTTCGATGCCATCATGAAGGGTGCGAGCCAGGGTAAATACCCATGGTAAAAAACGAGATATTAAGTCTTTAGGTTTAATATAAAGTGTGTGGACGCATATCGGAGAATCTTTCTCTGATGTGCGTCCTTTTTTGTGCAAATATCGTACATCCTAACATAATATACCTATCCTTTTATCAAAAGTATACATTCACGCTACAGTTTTTTCGCTATCTTTGCAACATGATAACTTCAAAACCCGATAATACGTTAGATTGATATATGAAGAAGATAGTTATGATTATATTGGCTGCCGCTCATTTCGCTTGGGCTGGCGCACAGGTTAAACCAGTGGATGGCCGTATCTCGAAAATGAAACTCACGGCTACCGAACTGGCTCACTATATGGCTCCAGGAGTCAACCTGGGTAATACGATGGAGGCGTGCGACTGGAACGATGTCTTTACCAATCAGGCAGGACTGAAGTCGGAAACTTCATGGCAGAATGATAAGACTACTGAGAGCTATATCCGGAGTTTGAAACAGCAGGGATTCAACAGTCTTCGCATCCCTACATCCTGGGTGGCTGGGCATCTTACGGATAAGGAGAATATGACCATAGATCCTGTCTGGATGAAACGAATCAAGGAAATCGTAAACTATGGTCTCAATGCCGGTCTCTGTGTCATCATCAACGAACACTGGGATGGCGGATGGATGGAGCATGATGCCTTTACCAGCGGGGCGAATGTGGCAGAGCATAAGGAGATGTTCCGCAAGCTGTGGACGAATATAGCAAAGGAATTCAAGACGTATGACCAGCGGGTTCTCTTTGCTGCCCTCAACGAACCGGGAGTGGGAGGCGCCAGTCCGCAGGTTCAAGGCGACATGCTGGCTCCTGATAGTAAGGAGTTTACCGACCGTCTCCTGGCATACGAACAGGTGTTTATCGATGCCGTCCGTGCTACCGGTGGTAATAATGCCAGCCGTGTGCTCATCGTACAGACTCCAAAGACCGAGATTGATTTGGCTGCCAAGGATTATTATGACAT
This genomic interval carries:
- a CDS encoding cellulase family glycosylhydrolase, with translation MKKVKLIFATMLALCFCFVMAACSDDDNDVTEIFHVEGTEFALSNEAATETFSVTASSKPLVVVRDKDDAGKKVDVSWLTLTEGSAEGNVYNYSFAVTTNKSESPRSLLIKVTQGTNMKEISITQAGEPLVVPEGEMAHNAKELASMMYAGINLGNLMEAPGGEGSWRNGKVSEEYIKSLKNAGFNTVRIPCAWAAHFTHRSTDPAYTIDTNWLHRVKKVISWCVQNDMYVILNCHYDKDGDTEKDGGWLEDHIFDDLLEPSIIARQKAIWTQVASYMKDFDEHLLFAACNEPGMNETSGKSDMWKDKYAVERVVRYEQTMIDAVRATGGNNASRTIIVQGLGADISNTCNYMDNPDETEVATFPTDKVPDRLMVEVHFYEPYLFCLLDKDGNDAWSKCYYYWGKDNKLAGSNRNTPDNYAEAWVDAQMAKIKAKFVDKGIPVIIGEYAAIFRTLGEGEDQELHDKSVAYFDEYVTKVAKDNGCVPFYWETGDVIDCTNGVVKKQYIFDAIMKGASQGKYPW
- a CDS encoding glycoside hydrolase family 5 protein, translated to MKKIVMIILAAAHFAWAGAQVKPVDGRISKMKLTATELAHYMAPGVNLGNTMEACDWNDVFTNQAGLKSETSWQNDKTTESYIRSLKQQGFNSLRIPTSWVAGHLTDKENMTIDPVWMKRIKEIVNYGLNAGLCVIINEHWDGGWMEHDAFTSGANVAEHKEMFRKLWTNIAKEFKTYDQRVLFAALNEPGVGGASPQVQGDMLAPDSKEFTDRLLAYEQVFIDAVRATGGNNASRVLIVQTPKTEIDLAAKDYYDITRLKDKAKNCLMAEVHFYDPYTFTLMDKDADWGKVALYWKGHAPADDQGRTVNTIFYNNKNVDAYQHIINQVMKMKKKFVDKGYPVVIGEYGANRKDASLFGGNQEKHNESMMAWYGAVTAEMMKAGLIPYVWDINVQPLPHMTIFDRKKQVVSDSYIFKGVMQGAGEGMEDYLKIYPKP